The Desulfohalovibrio reitneri genome contains a region encoding:
- a CDS encoding bifunctional GNAT family N-acetyltransferase/carbon-nitrogen hydrolase family protein → MEENTAPETEHHDTDHKLRLRNLTMDDYDRVREVSGRVYRMVDKPYAPEEIAAMVRKFPEGQICIEDKGEVVAVALTMIVDFSVIGEEHTYFDVVGRDWALKRHDPEGDYLYGIEIFVDPDYQGMRLGRRLYDARKELCENMNLKGILLGGRIPGYRKHAEDFTPQQYIRKVKNRELHDPVLSFQLSNDFHIRRVLKGYWPEDSQSQGYAVLLEWVNVYYEKKTRLIGGTKSIARLGVVQWQMRRFEHFDDFMQQAEFFIDTVSDYGGDIILFPELFNAPLIHQFDDRHPVEAMRALAAHTEPMRESMLEMAVSYNINIVTGSVPELIDGHLYNVSYLCRRDGTWDAQYKLHITPDELHSWGLTGGGQLKVFETDVGKVGINICFDVEFPELARLQAAQGMRLLLVPFWTDTKNGYLRVRRCAQARAIENECYVAISGSVGNIPKVETMGIQYSQAGVFTPSDFSFPHDAIATETTPGNETAVITDLDMDLIKELRAKGSVRNVECRRTDLYDLCWISEVKMD, encoded by the coding sequence ATGGAAGAGAACACCGCCCCGGAAACAGAACACCACGACACCGACCACAAGCTGCGGCTGCGCAACCTGACCATGGACGACTACGACCGCGTCCGCGAGGTCTCCGGCCGCGTCTACCGCATGGTGGACAAGCCCTACGCCCCGGAGGAGATCGCGGCCATGGTCCGCAAGTTCCCCGAAGGGCAGATCTGCATCGAGGACAAGGGGGAAGTGGTGGCCGTGGCCCTGACCATGATCGTGGACTTCTCGGTCATCGGCGAGGAACACACCTACTTCGACGTGGTGGGCCGCGACTGGGCCCTGAAACGCCACGACCCGGAAGGCGACTACCTCTACGGCATCGAAATCTTCGTGGACCCGGACTACCAGGGCATGCGCCTGGGCCGCCGCCTGTACGACGCGCGCAAGGAACTCTGCGAGAACATGAACCTCAAGGGCATCCTGCTCGGCGGCCGCATCCCTGGATACCGCAAGCACGCCGAGGACTTCACACCCCAGCAGTACATCCGCAAGGTCAAGAACCGCGAGCTGCACGACCCGGTCCTCTCCTTCCAGCTCTCCAACGACTTCCACATCCGCCGCGTGCTCAAGGGCTACTGGCCCGAGGACTCCCAGTCCCAGGGCTACGCCGTGTTGCTGGAGTGGGTGAACGTCTACTACGAGAAGAAGACCCGCCTCATCGGCGGCACCAAGTCCATCGCCCGCCTGGGCGTGGTGCAGTGGCAGATGCGCCGCTTCGAGCACTTCGACGACTTCATGCAGCAGGCCGAGTTCTTCATCGATACGGTCTCCGACTACGGCGGCGACATCATCCTCTTCCCCGAGCTCTTCAACGCCCCGCTCATCCACCAGTTCGACGACCGCCACCCGGTGGAGGCCATGCGCGCCCTGGCCGCCCACACCGAGCCCATGCGCGAGTCCATGCTGGAAATGGCCGTCTCCTACAATATCAACATCGTCACCGGCAGCGTGCCGGAACTCATCGACGGCCACCTCTACAACGTCTCCTACCTCTGCCGCCGCGACGGCACCTGGGACGCCCAGTACAAGCTCCACATCACCCCGGACGAGCTCCACTCCTGGGGCCTCACCGGCGGCGGACAACTCAAGGTCTTCGAGACGGACGTGGGCAAGGTGGGCATCAACATCTGCTTCGACGTGGAATTCCCCGAACTGGCCCGCCTGCAGGCCGCCCAGGGCATGCGCCTGCTGCTGGTCCCCTTCTGGACCGACACCAAGAACGGCTACCTGCGCGTGCGCCGCTGCGCTCAGGCCCGGGCCATCGAAAACGAATGCTACGTGGCCATCTCCGGCTCCGTAGGCAACATCCCCAAGGTCGAAACCATGGGCATCCAGTACTCCCAGGCGGGCGTCTTCACCCCCTCCGATTTCTCTTTCCCCCACGACGCCATCGCCACGGAAACCACGCCCGGCAACGAAACCGCCGTTATCACCGACCTGGACATGGACCTCATCAAGGAACTTCGCGCCAAGGGCAGCGTCCGCAACGTGGAATGCCGCCGCACCGACCTCTACGACCTGTGCTGGATCTCCGAAGTCAAAATGGATTGA
- the serS gene encoding serine--tRNA ligase, which yields MLDIRFVRKNPDVVREALAKRGSRLDLDEYEKLDARRREVIGEVEDLKQQRNASSKKVGLAKKEGQDAGPLLDSLGGLSDEIKRLDAEAKEIDSRVHEILMQIPNVPHESVPEGKDEDDNRVERTWGEPPEFDFEPRDHVDLGLALGGFDFERAAKIAGSRFCVLKGWAAALERALAAFMLDRQTAAGYTEVMPPVIVNSAAMTGTGQLPKFEEDLFKLRETDYWLIPTAEVPVTNLHAGETLDGSSLPLDYCAYTSCFRSEAGSYGKDTRGLIRMHQFNKVELVRFVHPDESYDRLEELTGHAEAILKELELPYRVATLCAGDLGFSAAKTYDLEVWLPGQNAYREISSCSNFEDFQARRAGIRCKIKGEKKSRLAHTLNGSGLAVGRTMVAILENHQRADGGVDIPQALRPYLGGRASIDPEG from the coding sequence ATGCTGGACATTCGATTTGTACGCAAGAATCCGGATGTGGTGCGGGAGGCGCTGGCCAAGCGCGGCTCCCGCCTGGACCTGGACGAATACGAGAAGCTGGACGCCCGCCGCCGCGAGGTCATCGGCGAGGTGGAGGATCTCAAGCAACAGCGCAACGCCTCCTCCAAAAAGGTGGGCCTGGCCAAGAAAGAAGGTCAGGACGCCGGTCCGCTGCTGGATTCCCTGGGCGGGCTGTCCGACGAGATCAAGCGGCTTGACGCCGAGGCCAAGGAGATCGACTCCAGGGTGCACGAGATCCTCATGCAAATCCCCAACGTGCCGCACGAGAGCGTGCCCGAGGGGAAGGACGAGGACGACAACCGGGTGGAGCGCACCTGGGGCGAGCCGCCGGAGTTCGACTTCGAGCCCAGGGACCACGTGGACCTGGGGCTGGCCCTGGGCGGCTTCGACTTCGAGCGGGCGGCCAAGATCGCGGGCTCGCGCTTCTGCGTGCTCAAGGGCTGGGCCGCGGCCCTGGAGCGGGCCCTGGCGGCCTTCATGCTGGATAGGCAGACAGCCGCCGGGTACACCGAGGTCATGCCCCCGGTCATCGTCAACTCCGCGGCCATGACCGGCACGGGCCAGCTCCCCAAGTTCGAGGAGGACCTCTTCAAGCTGCGGGAGACCGACTACTGGCTCATCCCCACGGCCGAGGTGCCGGTGACCAACCTGCACGCGGGCGAGACCCTGGACGGGTCCTCCCTGCCCCTGGACTACTGCGCCTACACGTCCTGCTTCCGCTCCGAGGCGGGGTCCTACGGCAAGGACACCCGGGGCCTTATCCGCATGCACCAGTTCAACAAGGTGGAGCTGGTGCGCTTCGTCCACCCGGACGAGTCGTACGACCGGCTGGAGGAGCTGACCGGCCACGCCGAGGCCATCCTCAAGGAGCTGGAGCTGCCCTACCGGGTGGCCACCCTGTGCGCGGGCGACCTGGGCTTCTCCGCGGCCAAGACGTACGACCTGGAGGTCTGGCTGCCGGGACAGAACGCCTACCGCGAGATTTCCTCCTGCTCCAACTTCGAGGACTTCCAGGCCCGCCGGGCGGGCATCCGGTGCAAGATCAAGGGCGAGAAGAAGAGCCGCCTGGCCCATACCCTCAACGGCTCCGGCCTGGCAGTGGGCCGCACCATGGTGGCTATTCTGGAAAACCACCAGCGGGCGGACGGCGGGGTGGACATCCCCCAGGCCCTGCGTCCCTACTTGGGCGGCCGCGCCTCCATCGACCCCGAAGGATAG
- a CDS encoding amphi-Trp domain-containing protein, with amino-acid sequence MGSKSKNTLAKMEETRYAYNAGMLLKQVAAGLSSGRIEFTTEDGTTEVIDVPCEVNVEFEAKRKAKDDGTKTKISIEVEWFEETLPCGCVAVCTCGACEEEA; translated from the coding sequence ATGGGTTCCAAGAGCAAGAACACGTTGGCCAAGATGGAAGAGACCCGTTACGCCTACAACGCGGGCATGCTGCTGAAGCAGGTGGCCGCCGGCCTGTCCAGCGGCAGGATAGAGTTCACCACCGAGGACGGGACCACCGAAGTGATCGACGTGCCCTGCGAAGTCAACGTGGAGTTCGAGGCCAAGCGCAAGGCCAAGGATGACGGCACCAAAACCAAGATTTCCATCGAAGTGGAATGGTTCGAAGAGACCCTGCCCTGCGGCTGTGTGGCTGTCTGCACCTGCGGGGCCTGTGAAGAGGAAGCCTGA